In a single window of the Streptomyces sp. NBC_00094 genome:
- a CDS encoding glutaminase, with amino-acid sequence MVQSFLPVLERIGEEIGNLAGRGRPADYIPALAAVDPNRFGMAVAELDGTVYGVGEWQQPFSTQSVTKVFTLALALAREGDSLWEHVGREPSGNPFNSLVQLEYEHGIPRNPFINAGALVVTDRLHRLTGDASGCLRDFLRAESANADLDFDRDVAASETAHGDRNAALAHFMASYGNITTPVPTLLREYFRQCAIEASCGDLAVATGFLARHGIRADGSRLLTRSQAKQVNAVMLTCGTYDAAGDFAYRVGLPGKSGVGGAIIAVVPGRCTLCVWSPGLDDRGNSVAGVAALDRFTTITGLSVF; translated from the coding sequence ATGGTGCAGTCCTTCCTACCCGTACTCGAACGCATCGGCGAGGAGATCGGGAACCTCGCCGGCCGGGGCCGCCCCGCCGACTACATCCCGGCGCTCGCTGCCGTCGACCCGAACCGCTTCGGGATGGCCGTGGCGGAGCTCGACGGCACGGTGTACGGGGTGGGGGAGTGGCAGCAGCCCTTCTCCACCCAGTCCGTCACCAAGGTCTTCACGCTCGCCCTCGCGCTCGCCCGGGAGGGCGACAGCCTCTGGGAGCACGTCGGCCGCGAGCCCTCCGGCAACCCGTTCAACTCGCTCGTCCAGCTGGAGTACGAGCACGGCATCCCCCGTAACCCGTTCATCAACGCCGGCGCCCTCGTCGTCACCGACCGCCTCCACCGGCTCACCGGTGACGCCTCCGGCTGCCTCCGGGACTTCCTGCGCGCCGAGTCCGCCAACGCCGACCTCGACTTCGACCGGGACGTGGCCGCCTCCGAGACCGCCCACGGCGACCGCAACGCGGCCCTCGCCCACTTCATGGCCTCGTACGGCAACATCACCACGCCCGTACCGACCCTGCTCCGCGAGTACTTCCGGCAGTGCGCGATCGAGGCGTCCTGCGGGGACCTCGCCGTCGCCACCGGCTTCCTGGCCCGGCACGGCATCCGCGCCGACGGCTCCCGGCTGCTCACCCGCAGCCAGGCCAAACAGGTCAACGCCGTGATGCTGACCTGCGGCACCTACGACGCGGCGGGTGACTTCGCCTACCGGGTCGGTCTCCCCGGCAAGAGCGGGGTGGGCGGCGCCATCATCGCCGTCGTCCCGGGCCGCTGCACCCTCTGCGTCTGGAGTCCCGGCCTCGACGACCGGGGGAACTCCGTCGCCGGCGTCGCCGCCCTGGACCGCTTCACCACGATCACGGGCCTTTCCGTCTTCTAG
- the kdpF gene encoding K(+)-transporting ATPase subunit F, whose amino-acid sequence MTAENIIGLLVAAGLVGYLVLALLKPERF is encoded by the coding sequence GTGACTGCCGAGAACATCATCGGTCTGCTCGTGGCCGCCGGCCTCGTCGGCTATCTCGTCCTCGCCCTCCTCAAGCCGGAGAGGTTCTGA
- the kdpA gene encoding potassium-transporting ATPase subunit KdpA yields the protein MSPVLAGALQLLALIVALGLSYRPLGDHMARVYSSEKHLRVEKWIYKGIGADPGVEMRWPAYLRGVLAFSAVSVLFLYLLQRVQGSLPGSLGFVSIDPDQAFNTAASFVANTNWQSYYGEQAMGHVVQTGGLAVQNFVSAAVGIAVAVALVRGFARSRTGELGNFWADLVRGTVRILLPISVIGALVLVACGAIQNFSGIHEVGQFTGGTQQWNGGAVASQEVIKELGTNGGGYFNANSAHPFENPNPLSNLFEIYLILVIPFALTRTFGRMVGSLKQGYAILGAMAAIWVVFTGLMMWTEFAHHGPAFDLAGGAMEGKETRFGIGGSSIFAVATTLTSTGAVNSFHSSYTGFGGGITMLGMQLGEIAPGGVGSGLYGMLIMAVIAVFLAGLMVGRTPEYLGKKIGTCEIKFAACYILVTPALVLCFTAVAMALPTPGDSMTNSGAHGFSEILYAYTSGANNNGSAFAGLNADTQWFNSTIGIAMLLGRFLPMVFVLALAGSLAEQTPVPETAGTLRTEKPLFTGLLVGTIMIIAGLTYFPALALGPLAEGLAA from the coding sequence ATGAGTCCCGTTCTTGCCGGAGCCCTCCAGCTCCTCGCGCTGATCGTCGCGCTGGGCCTCTCGTACCGCCCGCTGGGCGACCACATGGCCCGGGTGTACTCCTCGGAGAAGCACCTGCGGGTCGAGAAGTGGATCTACAAGGGCATCGGCGCCGACCCGGGCGTCGAGATGCGCTGGCCCGCCTATCTGCGCGGTGTCCTCGCCTTCTCCGCCGTGAGCGTCCTCTTCCTCTACCTGCTCCAGCGGGTGCAGGGTTCGCTGCCCGGCTCGCTGGGCTTCGTGTCCATCGATCCGGACCAGGCGTTCAACACCGCCGCGTCGTTCGTGGCGAACACCAACTGGCAGTCGTACTACGGCGAGCAGGCCATGGGCCACGTCGTGCAGACCGGTGGCCTCGCGGTGCAGAACTTCGTCTCGGCGGCGGTGGGCATCGCGGTGGCGGTGGCCCTGGTGCGCGGCTTCGCCCGGTCCCGTACCGGTGAGCTGGGCAACTTCTGGGCCGACCTGGTCCGGGGCACCGTCCGCATCCTGCTGCCGATCTCGGTGATCGGCGCCCTGGTCCTGGTCGCGTGCGGCGCGATCCAGAACTTCTCGGGCATCCACGAGGTCGGCCAGTTCACCGGCGGCACGCAGCAGTGGAACGGCGGGGCCGTGGCCTCGCAGGAGGTCATCAAGGAGCTGGGCACGAACGGCGGCGGCTACTTCAACGCCAACTCGGCCCACCCCTTCGAGAACCCCAACCCGCTCTCGAACCTCTTCGAGATCTACCTGATCCTGGTGATCCCGTTCGCGCTGACGCGGACCTTCGGCCGGATGGTCGGCTCGCTGAAGCAGGGGTACGCGATCCTCGGCGCGATGGCCGCCATCTGGGTCGTCTTCACCGGCCTGATGATGTGGACCGAGTTCGCCCACCACGGCCCGGCGTTCGACCTCGCGGGCGGTGCGATGGAGGGCAAGGAGACCCGGTTCGGGATCGGCGGCTCGTCGATCTTCGCCGTGGCGACCACGCTGACCTCGACGGGCGCGGTGAACTCCTTCCACTCCTCGTACACCGGCTTCGGCGGCGGCATCACCATGCTGGGCATGCAGCTCGGCGAGATCGCGCCCGGCGGCGTCGGCTCCGGCCTCTACGGCATGTTGATCATGGCGGTCATCGCGGTGTTCCTCGCCGGTCTGATGGTCGGCCGCACGCCCGAGTACCTGGGCAAGAAGATCGGCACCTGTGAGATCAAGTTCGCGGCCTGCTACATCCTCGTCACCCCGGCGCTGGTGCTCTGCTTCACGGCGGTGGCGATGGCCCTGCCGACGCCGGGCGACTCGATGACGAACTCCGGCGCGCACGGCTTCTCCGAGATCCTCTACGCCTACACCTCGGGTGCCAACAACAACGGCTCGGCCTTCGCCGGCCTGAACGCCGACACGCAGTGGTTCAACTCGACCATCGGCATCGCGATGCTGCTGGGCCGGTTCCTGCCGATGGTGTTCGTGCTCGCCCTGGCCGGCTCGCTCGCCGAACAGACGCCGGTGCCCGAGACCGCGGGCACCCTGCGGACCGAGAAGCCGCTCTTCACCGGCCTCCTGGTCGGCACGATCATGATCATCGCCGGTCTCACCTACTTCCCGGCCCTGGCGCTGGGACCGCTCGCCGAAGGGCTCGCAGCATGA
- the kdpB gene encoding potassium-transporting ATPase subunit KdpB, which produces MSTITPTRAPHPDVPTGHHTPGRVGGGLFDPKQLVRSFPDAVRKLDPRVMVKSPVMFVVLVGSVVTTVLAIGNPGDWFGWAITVWLWLTTIFANLAEAVAEGRGKAQADTLRKAKTDTVARRITGSDEERVPGTELRVGDLVVCEAGDVIPGDGDVVEGVASVDESAITGESAPVIRESGGDRCAVTGGTKVLSDRIVVRITTKPGETFIDRMINLVEGAARQKTPNEIALNILLASLTIVFLLAVVTLKPFAIYAGADEQTSLIVLAALLVCLIPTTIGALLSAIGIAGMDRLVQRNVLAMSGRAVEAAGDVSTLLLDKTGTITLGNRQASEFVPVKGTTEAELADAAQLSSLADETPEGRSIVVLAKERYALRERHQGELAHAEWVAFTAQTRMSGVDVDGRKVRKGATGSVVAWVKERGGSVSEDAQALTDRISEAGGTPLLVALEDGEGARVLGVIHLKDVVKEGMRERFDELRRMGIKTVMITGDNPLTAKAIAEEAGVDDFLAEATPEDKMALIKREQAGGKLVAMTGDGTNDAPALAQADVGVAMNTGTSAAKEAGNMVDLDSNPTKLIEIVEIGKQLLITRGALTTFSIANDVAKYFAIIPAMFAVAYPSLDRLNIMGLTSPESAILSAVIFNALIIIALVPLALKGVRYRPSSADSMLRRNLGIYGLGGLVAPFIGIKIIDVLLSLIPGIG; this is translated from the coding sequence ATGAGCACCATCACTCCCACCCGGGCACCGCACCCGGACGTCCCCACAGGGCACCACACCCCCGGGCGCGTCGGCGGGGGACTGTTCGACCCGAAGCAGCTGGTCAGGTCCTTCCCCGACGCGGTCAGGAAGCTCGACCCGCGCGTGATGGTCAAGTCGCCCGTGATGTTCGTGGTGTTGGTCGGCTCGGTGGTCACCACCGTGCTGGCGATCGGGAACCCGGGCGACTGGTTCGGCTGGGCGATCACCGTCTGGCTGTGGCTGACCACGATCTTCGCCAACCTGGCGGAGGCGGTCGCGGAGGGCCGGGGCAAGGCCCAGGCCGACACCCTGCGCAAGGCCAAGACCGATACCGTCGCCCGCCGGATCACCGGCTCGGACGAAGAGAGGGTGCCCGGCACCGAGCTCCGCGTCGGTGACCTGGTGGTCTGTGAGGCGGGCGACGTCATCCCCGGCGACGGTGACGTCGTCGAGGGCGTCGCGTCGGTCGACGAGTCCGCCATCACGGGTGAGTCGGCGCCGGTCATCCGCGAGTCCGGCGGTGACCGGTGCGCGGTGACGGGCGGTACGAAGGTCCTGTCGGACCGGATCGTCGTGAGGATCACGACGAAGCCCGGCGAGACGTTCATCGACCGGATGATCAACCTGGTCGAGGGCGCGGCGAGGCAGAAGACCCCCAACGAGATCGCGCTCAACATCCTGCTGGCGTCCCTCACGATCGTCTTCCTGCTCGCCGTCGTCACCCTCAAGCCGTTCGCGATCTACGCGGGCGCCGACGAGCAGACCTCCCTGATCGTCCTGGCGGCGCTTCTCGTCTGCCTGATCCCGACGACCATCGGCGCCCTGCTCTCCGCGATCGGCATCGCCGGCATGGACCGGCTCGTGCAGCGCAACGTGCTCGCCATGTCGGGCCGCGCGGTCGAGGCCGCCGGCGACGTGTCGACGCTGCTGCTCGACAAGACCGGCACCATCACCCTCGGCAACCGCCAGGCCTCCGAGTTCGTCCCCGTCAAGGGCACCACCGAGGCCGAACTCGCCGACGCCGCCCAGCTGTCGTCCCTCGCCGACGAGACGCCCGAGGGCCGCTCGATCGTCGTCCTCGCCAAGGAGCGGTACGCCTTGCGCGAGCGTCACCAGGGCGAGCTGGCGCACGCCGAGTGGGTCGCGTTCACCGCGCAGACCCGTATGTCGGGCGTCGACGTGGACGGCCGCAAGGTCCGCAAGGGCGCGACCGGTTCGGTCGTGGCATGGGTGAAGGAGCGGGGCGGCAGTGTCTCCGAGGACGCACAGGCGCTCACGGACCGGATTTCCGAGGCCGGCGGCACGCCGCTGCTGGTGGCTCTGGAGGACGGTGAGGGCGCCCGCGTCCTGGGCGTCATCCACCTCAAGGACGTCGTGAAGGAGGGCATGCGGGAGCGGTTCGACGAGCTGCGCCGCATGGGCATCAAGACGGTCATGATCACGGGCGACAACCCGCTGACCGCGAAGGCCATCGCCGAGGAGGCGGGTGTCGACGACTTCCTGGCCGAGGCCACCCCCGAGGACAAGATGGCCCTCATCAAGCGGGAGCAGGCGGGCGGCAAGCTCGTCGCGATGACCGGCGACGGGACGAACGACGCGCCCGCGCTGGCCCAGGCGGACGTCGGCGTGGCCATGAACACGGGAACGTCGGCCGCGAAGGAGGCCGGCAACATGGTCGACCTCGACTCCAACCCGACCAAGCTCATCGAGATCGTCGAGATCGGCAAGCAACTCCTCATCACCCGAGGCGCGTTGACGACCTTCTCGATCGCCAACGACGTGGCGAAGTACTTCGCGATCATCCCCGCGATGTTCGCGGTCGCCTACCCGAGCCTGGACAGGCTCAACATCATGGGCCTGACCTCGCCGGAGTCCGCGATCCTCTCGGCCGTCATCTTCAACGCGCTGATCATCATCGCCCTCGTCCCGCTCGCCCTCAAGGGCGTCCGGTACCGGCCCAGCAGCGCCGACTCGATGCTCCGGCGCAACCTCGGGATCTACGGACTCGGCGGCCTGGTCGCCCCGTTCATCGGAATCAAGATCATCGACGTCCTCCTCTCCCTCATCCCCGGAATCGGCTGA
- a CDS encoding potassium-transporting ATPase subunit C: MTNTSVGNAGRLLWAGLRALLVLTVITGVLYPLAVTGIAQLAFPGKANGSEITDASGTVVGSELIGQTYDLPLKDGEETAAPDLKWFQPRPSNGLGTNTVNGRYKLILSGATNRSGDNEDLIQWVKDAKAAVIKDNSTASYAVKPSDVPADAVTSSGSGLDPHISPAYAKLQVHRIAERNGLTVARVDKLVADHTEGRILGFIGEPRVNVLQLNTALRELSAG; the protein is encoded by the coding sequence ATGACCAACACCTCTGTCGGAAACGCGGGACGTCTGCTCTGGGCGGGCCTGCGGGCCCTGCTCGTCCTCACGGTGATCACCGGCGTCCTCTACCCGCTCGCCGTCACCGGCATCGCCCAACTGGCCTTCCCGGGCAAGGCGAACGGCTCCGAGATCACCGACGCGAGCGGCACGGTCGTCGGCTCCGAACTCATCGGCCAGACGTACGACCTGCCGCTGAAGGACGGTGAGGAGACGGCGGCCCCGGACCTGAAGTGGTTCCAGCCCCGCCCCTCCAACGGCCTCGGCACCAACACCGTCAACGGCCGGTACAAGCTGATCCTCTCCGGAGCGACCAACCGCTCCGGTGACAACGAGGACCTGATCCAGTGGGTCAAGGACGCCAAGGCGGCCGTGATCAAGGACAACTCGACGGCCTCGTACGCGGTGAAGCCGTCCGACGTCCCGGCCGACGCGGTCACCTCCTCCGGCTCCGGCCTGGACCCGCACATCTCCCCGGCGTACGCGAAGCTCCAGGTCCACCGGATCGCGGAGAGGAACGGGCTCACCGTCGCCCGGGTCGACAAGCTCGTCGCCGACCACACCGAAGGCCGGATCCTCGGCTTCATCGGTGAACCGCGCGTCAACGTCCTCCAGCTCAACACCGCCCTCAGGGAACTGAGCGCGGGCTGA
- a CDS encoding DUF998 domain-containing protein: MTTVQSPATTTPTAATTSPATTRSLLAVAVVAQPLWAAVALAQAATREGYDITRHPLSALANGSLGWIQIANFVLAGVLTVIGATGLRRALRGTPGGTWAPRLVRISGIGMIAAGVFVMDPADGFPVGTPDGMPAALSWQSYAHFAAGSVTFTALIAACYVLGHHYGRSGMRKHAVGSRVAGTALLLGNGWAMSGGAAGTLTLAVGVITAMVWISLTAGRCRRGL, from the coding sequence ATGACCACCGTGCAGAGCCCCGCGACCACGACCCCGACCGCCGCCACCACCTCCCCCGCCACCACGCGCTCCCTGCTCGCCGTCGCGGTCGTGGCACAGCCCCTGTGGGCCGCCGTGGCCCTCGCCCAGGCCGCCACCCGCGAGGGGTACGACATCACCCGCCATCCGCTGAGCGCGCTCGCCAACGGCTCCCTCGGCTGGATCCAGATCGCCAACTTCGTCCTCGCCGGCGTCCTGACCGTCATCGGTGCCACGGGTCTGCGACGGGCGCTGCGCGGCACCCCCGGCGGCACGTGGGCGCCACGACTCGTACGGATCAGCGGCATCGGCATGATCGCCGCGGGCGTCTTCGTGATGGACCCGGCCGACGGCTTCCCCGTCGGCACCCCGGACGGGATGCCGGCCGCCCTGTCGTGGCAGAGCTACGCCCACTTCGCGGCCGGCTCGGTCACCTTCACCGCGCTGATCGCCGCCTGTTACGTCCTCGGGCACCACTACGGCCGCTCGGGGATGCGGAAGCACGCCGTCGGCTCCCGCGTCGCGGGTACGGCGCTGCTGCTCGGCAACGGCTGGGCGATGAGCGGCGGCGCGGCCGGCACCCTCACCCTGGCCGTCGGGGTGATCACCGCGATGGTGTGGATCTCCCTGACCGCCGGCCGCTGCCGCCGCGGCCTCTGA
- a CDS encoding YciI family protein has translation MRYLMTTKASDTAPDEKLYAEMGRFIEELTAAGVLLATGGLEPGGVRVTSAGDEITVTDGPFAEAKEAVAGFALIEVRSQEEAIELARRFRRIVGDGESVVQQVFGP, from the coding sequence ATGCGCTACCTGATGACGACCAAGGCTTCCGACACCGCCCCCGACGAGAAGCTGTACGCCGAGATGGGCCGCTTCATCGAGGAACTGACGGCGGCCGGGGTGCTCCTGGCCACCGGCGGCCTGGAGCCGGGTGGTGTCCGGGTGACCTCCGCCGGCGACGAGATCACGGTGACGGACGGGCCCTTCGCCGAGGCGAAGGAGGCCGTGGCCGGCTTCGCGCTGATCGAGGTCCGCTCCCAGGAGGAGGCGATCGAGCTGGCCCGCCGCTTCCGCCGGATCGTCGGAGACGGCGAGAGCGTGGTCCAGCAGGTCTTCGGCCCCTGA
- a CDS encoding sigma-70 family RNA polymerase sigma factor — MPDVHRTVDAAWKLESAKIVASLTRMVRDVGLAEELAQDALVAALEQWPVSGVPDNPGAWLTTTAKRRAVDHLRRSRRLERKQEQLAHELGQRQERQQGPDARQDTEPDDVLRLVFLSCHPVLPTEARAALTLRLLGGLTAGEIARAFLVTEAVITQRVADAKRTLAEERVPFELPEGDQLAERLSSVLEVVYLIFNEGYSATSGDDLMRPGLCLEALRLGRLLAELAPGESEVHALVALMEIQASRAAARTGPSGEPVPLHEQNRGRWDQLLIRRGFTAMLRAREAGGTPGPYMLQAAIAVCHAQARSAESTDWAQIASLYEALARVLPTPVVRLNRAVAVGMAHGPRAGLGLVDSLLADPVLRDYHLLPSVRGDLLARLDRRDEARIEFRRAASLARNVAERAFLERRADELGATGPAGPVLGEAAEEFLGRDDLDAATRRSYGQTLRRLRRTLGDQLPLASLTPEQVARVFVTAWGGVAAATWNRHRSAVRSFGAWASLGDLAAGLDRRAGTRAPARPLDPAQLDDLWRLPDLPLREETLWRLLHESAAGPSAVLSLNIEDLDLDDRRARVGGTWVSWRSGTARLLPGLLAGRTRGPVFLSDRRPGPARTPAAADLCPDTGRRRLSYERAEYLFKQATRPLDPARDGYTLRRLKPHPRDR; from the coding sequence GTGCCGGACGTTCACCGCACGGTCGATGCGGCCTGGAAACTGGAGTCGGCGAAGATCGTCGCCTCGCTCACCCGTATGGTGCGCGACGTCGGCCTCGCCGAGGAACTGGCTCAGGACGCCCTCGTCGCCGCGCTCGAACAGTGGCCGGTCTCGGGCGTCCCCGACAACCCGGGTGCCTGGCTCACGACCACCGCCAAGCGGCGCGCCGTCGACCATCTGCGTCGCTCCCGGCGGCTGGAGCGGAAACAGGAGCAGCTCGCCCACGAGCTGGGGCAGCGACAGGAACGGCAGCAGGGCCCCGACGCGCGGCAGGACACCGAACCCGACGACGTCCTGCGGCTCGTCTTCCTCTCCTGTCACCCGGTGCTGCCGACCGAGGCCCGCGCCGCCCTGACGCTCCGGCTGCTCGGCGGCCTCACGGCCGGGGAGATCGCGCGCGCCTTCCTCGTCACGGAGGCGGTGATCACCCAGCGCGTCGCCGACGCCAAGCGGACGCTGGCCGAGGAGCGCGTCCCGTTCGAACTGCCGGAGGGCGACCAGCTGGCCGAGCGCCTCTCCTCGGTCCTCGAAGTCGTCTACCTGATCTTCAACGAGGGGTACTCCGCGACCTCCGGCGACGATCTGATGCGGCCCGGACTCTGCCTGGAGGCCCTGCGCCTCGGCCGGCTCCTCGCCGAACTGGCGCCAGGGGAGAGCGAGGTGCACGCGCTCGTCGCCCTCATGGAGATCCAGGCGTCCCGCGCGGCCGCGCGCACCGGGCCCTCCGGGGAACCCGTACCCCTGCACGAGCAGAACCGGGGGCGCTGGGACCAGCTGCTCATCCGCCGGGGCTTCACCGCGATGCTGCGGGCGCGGGAGGCCGGTGGCACACCCGGCCCGTACATGCTCCAGGCGGCGATCGCCGTGTGTCACGCGCAGGCCCGGAGCGCCGAGTCCACCGACTGGGCTCAGATCGCCTCCCTGTACGAGGCGTTGGCGCGGGTGCTGCCGACGCCGGTCGTCCGGCTGAACCGCGCGGTGGCCGTCGGGATGGCGCACGGGCCGCGGGCGGGGCTCGGCCTCGTCGACTCCCTGCTCGCCGACCCCGTGCTGCGCGACTACCACCTGCTGCCCAGCGTCAGGGGGGACCTGCTGGCCCGGCTCGACCGCCGCGACGAGGCGCGCATCGAGTTCCGGCGGGCCGCGTCCCTCGCGAGGAACGTCGCCGAGCGCGCGTTCCTGGAGCGGCGCGCGGACGAACTCGGTGCCACGGGCCCCGCCGGACCCGTACTCGGGGAAGCCGCGGAGGAGTTCCTCGGCCGGGACGACCTGGACGCGGCGACCCGCCGCTCGTACGGGCAGACGCTGCGCCGGCTCCGCCGAACCCTCGGCGACCAGCTGCCTCTGGCGTCCCTGACGCCCGAGCAGGTGGCGCGGGTGTTCGTGACGGCCTGGGGCGGAGTGGCCGCCGCGACCTGGAACCGGCACCGCTCGGCCGTCCGCTCCTTCGGTGCCTGGGCCTCGCTCGGCGACCTGGCCGCGGGGCTGGACCGCCGCGCCGGGACCCGCGCCCCGGCGCGGCCCCTCGATCCGGCGCAGCTCGACGACCTCTGGCGCCTCCCGGACCTGCCGCTGCGCGAGGAGACGCTGTGGCGGCTCCTGCACGAATCGGCCGCCGGGCCGTCGGCGGTCCTGTCCCTGAACATCGAGGACCTGGACCTCGACGACCGCCGCGCCCGCGTCGGCGGTACGTGGGTGAGCTGGCGCTCCGGTACGGCCCGGCTCCTGCCCGGGCTGCTCGCCGGCCGGACCCGGGGGCCCGTGTTCCTCTCCGACCGCCGCCCCGGCCCAGCCCGTACCCCCGCGGCGGCGGACCTGTGCCCGGACACGGGCCGCCGCCGGCTGTCGTACGAGCGGGCCGAGTACCTCTTCAAGCAGGCCACCAGGCCCCTGGACCCGGCCCGCGACGGCTACACCCTGCGCCGGCTCAAGCCGCATCCCCGAGACCGCTGA
- a CDS encoding MFS transporter has translation MWPLYAAGFTTAFGAHGIAANLGGFSEDAVTSLLVLGGLLALYDGAEVLLKPVFGTLADRVGGKPVLLGGLLAFAAASALYAIADSPGWLWAARLGQGAAASAFSPSASALVARLNPAAKRGRAFGSYGFHKSIGYTLGPLLGGLLVWAGGLRLLFVVMAVCGAAVALWAALAVPSVPPLPRERQTVADLARRLTDRAFLAPTAALAAATAALSVGVGFLPVSGAAAGLGTVATGAAVSVLAATAAFVQPKAGRALDAGRLTARTGLLTGLAVTAAGLAAAMLPGLAGVLLAAALIGTGTGLITPLGFAALAASTPEARLGQTMGSAELGRELGDAGGPLLVAAVATFSTLTYGYGALALLVAAAPVLALATRKARVSGLGDAA, from the coding sequence ATGTGGCCGCTGTACGCCGCCGGTTTCACCACCGCGTTCGGCGCGCACGGCATCGCCGCCAACCTCGGCGGTTTCTCCGAGGACGCCGTCACCTCCCTCCTCGTCCTCGGCGGCCTGCTCGCCCTGTACGACGGCGCCGAGGTCCTGCTCAAGCCCGTGTTCGGCACGCTCGCCGACCGCGTCGGCGGCAAGCCCGTCCTGCTCGGCGGGCTGCTCGCCTTCGCCGCCGCCTCCGCCCTGTACGCGATCGCCGACAGCCCCGGCTGGCTGTGGGCGGCCCGGCTCGGCCAGGGCGCCGCCGCCTCCGCCTTCTCGCCGTCCGCCTCGGCGCTCGTGGCCCGCCTCAACCCGGCGGCCAAGCGCGGCCGGGCGTTCGGGAGTTACGGCTTCCACAAGTCGATCGGCTACACCCTCGGCCCACTCCTCGGCGGCCTCCTCGTCTGGGCCGGCGGCCTGCGCCTGCTGTTCGTCGTGATGGCCGTGTGCGGTGCGGCCGTGGCCCTCTGGGCGGCGCTCGCCGTACCGTCCGTACCGCCGCTCCCCCGCGAACGGCAGACCGTGGCCGACCTCGCGCGCCGCCTGACCGACCGGGCGTTCCTCGCCCCGACGGCCGCGCTGGCCGCCGCCACCGCCGCGCTCTCCGTCGGCGTCGGCTTCCTGCCGGTCTCCGGCGCCGCCGCCGGTCTCGGGACCGTCGCCACCGGCGCGGCCGTCTCGGTGCTCGCCGCGACCGCCGCCTTCGTCCAGCCGAAGGCCGGGCGCGCCCTCGACGCGGGACGCCTGACCGCGCGTACGGGGCTCCTCACCGGCCTCGCCGTCACGGCGGCCGGGCTCGCGGCGGCCATGCTCCCCGGACTCGCCGGGGTGCTGCTCGCCGCCGCGCTCATCGGCACCGGCACCGGTCTGATCACGCCGCTCGGATTCGCCGCCCTGGCGGCCTCCACGCCCGAGGCCCGGCTCGGCCAGACGATGGGCTCCGCCGAACTCGGACGCGAACTCGGGGACGCCGGGGGCCCGTTGCTCGTCGCCGCCGTCGCGACGTTCTCGACCCTCACGTACGGCTACGGGGCTCTCGCCCTCCTCGTCGCCGCCGCGCCGGTCCTGGCCCTCGCGACGCGGAAGGCCCGGGTCAGCGGTCTCGGGGATGCGGCTTGA
- a CDS encoding Chromate resistance protein ChrB: MTDAPRHARWLVLLVRLPASPSKHRVAVWRELRKVGALSLGQGVWAVPDVPVFADGVARAVALTGGVPGGEAITLEAAGRGEGDVARFQAMFTAARSADWAEFLADCGKFEEEIAKEIRIAKFTLAELEEEEQSLERLRRWHRALTVRDVFGAPEATEAAARLKHCASVCEEYAELVFAALHAVGEEASP; the protein is encoded by the coding sequence GTGACAGACGCACCTCGCCATGCCCGCTGGCTCGTCCTCCTCGTCCGGCTTCCCGCCTCGCCGTCCAAGCACCGCGTCGCCGTCTGGCGGGAACTGCGGAAGGTCGGCGCACTCTCCCTCGGGCAGGGCGTCTGGGCCGTGCCCGACGTGCCGGTCTTCGCCGACGGCGTCGCACGGGCGGTCGCGCTGACCGGCGGCGTCCCCGGCGGCGAGGCGATCACACTGGAGGCCGCCGGGCGCGGAGAGGGGGACGTCGCCCGGTTCCAGGCGATGTTCACCGCGGCCCGGTCGGCGGACTGGGCCGAATTCCTCGCGGACTGCGGGAAGTTCGAGGAGGAGATCGCCAAGGAGATCCGGATCGCCAAGTTCACCCTCGCCGAGCTGGAGGAGGAGGAACAGAGCCTGGAGCGACTCCGGCGATGGCACCGGGCTCTGACGGTACGTGACGTCTTCGGCGCCCCGGAGGCGACCGAGGCCGCCGCGCGGCTGAAGCACTGCGCGTCCGTCTGCGAGGAGTACGCCGAACTGGTCTTCGCCGCGCTGCACGCCGTCGGCGAGGAGGCCTCTCCGTGA